From the Luteolibacter arcticus genome, one window contains:
- a CDS encoding MFS transporter: MNDRRIYPLKGLPQQRQIWSWISYDVANQSFTLIVNTMLFSVFFGAVIVQDDTKDDRLWSLAFGGSMLLAALLSPLAGAAADERAWKKAGLVVTGITCSLFTCSLAFIQPGQIWLTMLLYIPANFAFAIGENFLASFLPTLARKDEVGRLSGFSWGLAYLAALLLIFITAGSMIVFKLNDPEKWRPFFLMAGLWFLLFTIPTILWLKEPKVEHTVHGGKSWLTAGFVRLGETFKHLRGYRDLAMLLAASFFFGTGMSVVVSFASKLAGEYGFKNEQMVIFMAVITVSGIVGTLVPMLFQDRLGHRLTSALLLGVWVLAATGFAGYAYLYESHVANGGSGYPTWPLWLIGNLLGFGLGSLGSANRAFVGYLAPPEKSAEFFGIWGLMIKLAAVMTFPFAWVKDTTGSPQALLLLAGFIAVGLVLTLFIDEKRGHAAAQRGVE; encoded by the coding sequence ATGAACGATCGACGTATCTATCCGCTCAAGGGCCTGCCTCAGCAACGCCAGATCTGGAGCTGGATCTCCTACGACGTGGCGAACCAGTCCTTCACGCTGATCGTGAATACGATGTTGTTCTCGGTCTTCTTCGGCGCGGTGATCGTGCAAGACGATACCAAGGATGACCGCCTCTGGTCGCTGGCCTTCGGCGGCAGCATGCTGCTGGCGGCCTTGTTGTCGCCACTCGCCGGTGCGGCGGCGGATGAGCGCGCGTGGAAAAAGGCCGGACTGGTCGTCACCGGCATCACCTGCAGCCTCTTCACCTGCAGCCTCGCCTTCATCCAGCCGGGGCAGATCTGGCTGACCATGCTGCTCTACATTCCGGCGAACTTCGCATTCGCCATCGGGGAGAATTTCCTCGCCAGCTTCTTGCCGACCTTGGCGCGGAAGGACGAGGTCGGGCGCTTGAGCGGCTTCTCGTGGGGGCTCGCCTACCTCGCCGCGCTGCTGCTGATCTTCATCACCGCGGGCAGCATGATCGTCTTTAAATTGAATGACCCGGAGAAGTGGCGGCCCTTCTTCCTGATGGCCGGGTTATGGTTCCTCCTCTTCACCATCCCGACGATCCTTTGGCTGAAAGAGCCCAAGGTGGAGCACACCGTCCATGGCGGGAAATCGTGGCTCACCGCTGGCTTCGTGCGACTCGGTGAAACCTTCAAGCACTTGCGCGGCTATCGTGACCTCGCCATGTTGCTCGCCGCCTCATTCTTCTTCGGCACCGGTATGAGCGTGGTGGTCTCATTTGCCAGCAAGCTAGCCGGCGAGTATGGATTCAAGAACGAGCAGATGGTGATCTTCATGGCCGTGATCACCGTCTCGGGGATCGTCGGGACCCTGGTGCCGATGTTGTTCCAGGACCGTCTCGGTCACCGGCTTACCTCGGCGCTCTTGCTCGGCGTGTGGGTGCTCGCCGCCACGGGCTTCGCTGGCTATGCCTATCTCTACGAGTCCCACGTGGCGAATGGAGGCAGCGGCTATCCGACCTGGCCACTGTGGTTGATCGGAAACTTGTTAGGCTTCGGTCTTGGCTCGCTGGGGTCGGCAAACCGGGCATTCGTCGGCTATCTGGCACCGCCGGAAAAGTCCGCGGAGTTTTTCGGGATCTGGGGGCTGATGATCAAACTCGCTGCGGTGATGACCTTTCCGTTCGCGTGGGTGAAGGACACCACCGGCAGTCCGCAGGCCTTGCTCCTGTTAGCCGGGTTCATCGCCGTCGGGCTGGTGCTCACCCTGTTCATCGACGAAAAGCGGGGTCACGCCGCCGCCCAGCGCGGGGTGGAATGA
- a CDS encoding YiiX/YebB-like N1pC/P60 family cysteine hydrolase → MTGKNTPTPVHGIGRLAILVSAFAVFLPACTTTGPMDGAHRFQSPTEVRQALATGPEKVEAISTQLALTDREFSALAKSHGPAWRKRGYMTAQESEAIEHLLFRHTTGQNALVELATALGGKQSSALFPDENLKTAAHVLVLKAQCQVIVHRAALVKLFASDPVAVAKLNEAFYRSEIPKGTLDRYRLTVSSREAPRRLHASRVLLEHDLDGPEIRQLVAGNPAYAKLVAKLPADYRRAANALADCGSGTLEEDMEHTHAAAFARRAEAGLGDLRYKTRSLLFKDVSRIKNPGAKVIAFSSEQHAAVKARLQPGDIILTYTAGYMSDVFIPGAFKHGLTYVGSPEQRKVAGMRHADQPAVLPNGKPADVIEAVAEGVIFNNLGYLMDTHVNRLLVLRPRYGPAERAAYLNEVSSYLGDSYDFLFDFADASRQVCTEVIYRGINGRSGIDLPLTRRGGHPTLSADDLVNYHFKSGEKHFEVILFAEEDSAKSGHQAAIHTGDEAVTKLRQRMAGGGARE, encoded by the coding sequence ATGACGGGAAAAAACACCCCCACCCCGGTCCACGGCATCGGCCGCCTGGCGATTCTGGTTTCGGCCTTCGCGGTGTTTCTCCCGGCGTGCACAACGACCGGTCCCATGGATGGCGCGCATCGATTCCAGTCGCCGACGGAAGTGCGGCAAGCGCTCGCAACCGGACCCGAGAAAGTTGAGGCGATTTCGACACAGTTGGCGCTAACCGACCGGGAGTTTTCCGCCCTCGCCAAGTCCCATGGACCGGCGTGGCGAAAGCGCGGTTATATGACGGCGCAGGAAAGCGAGGCCATCGAGCATCTGCTGTTTCGCCACACCACGGGCCAGAATGCACTGGTGGAGCTCGCGACCGCGCTCGGCGGCAAACAGTCATCGGCCCTCTTCCCCGACGAGAATCTCAAGACCGCCGCTCACGTGTTGGTGCTGAAAGCCCAATGCCAGGTGATCGTGCACCGGGCTGCCTTGGTGAAGCTCTTCGCCAGTGATCCGGTGGCGGTGGCGAAGTTGAATGAAGCCTTCTATCGCTCCGAGATCCCGAAAGGCACCCTCGACCGCTATCGGCTGACCGTCAGCTCCCGCGAGGCGCCGCGGCGGCTGCATGCGTCACGTGTCCTCCTTGAGCATGACCTCGATGGCCCGGAGATCCGGCAGCTCGTGGCCGGCAATCCCGCCTATGCCAAGCTCGTGGCGAAGCTCCCCGCAGACTACCGCCGCGCTGCGAACGCACTCGCCGATTGCGGCAGCGGCACCCTGGAAGAAGACATGGAGCACACGCATGCCGCCGCCTTCGCCCGCCGGGCCGAGGCTGGCCTGGGTGATCTCCGCTACAAGACCCGCAGCCTGCTCTTCAAGGATGTCAGCAGGATCAAGAATCCCGGCGCCAAGGTAATCGCCTTTTCATCGGAACAACACGCGGCGGTGAAGGCCCGGCTCCAACCCGGCGACATCATCCTGACCTACACCGCCGGTTACATGAGCGACGTCTTCATTCCCGGCGCCTTCAAGCACGGCCTGACCTACGTGGGCTCACCAGAGCAGCGGAAAGTCGCCGGAATGAGACATGCTGACCAACCAGCGGTGCTCCCCAATGGAAAACCGGCGGACGTGATCGAGGCCGTGGCGGAGGGGGTGATCTTCAACAACCTGGGCTACCTGATGGACACCCACGTGAACCGGCTGTTGGTGCTGCGCCCGCGCTACGGACCTGCCGAGCGTGCGGCCTACCTGAATGAGGTCTCGTCCTACCTCGGCGATTCCTACGACTTCCTTTTCGACTTCGCCGACGCCTCGCGGCAGGTCTGCACCGAGGTGATTTACCGCGGAATCAACGGCCGCTCGGGAATCGATCTTCCCCTCACCCGGCGCGGCGGCCATCCGACCCTGAGCGCCGATGACCTGGTGAACTACCACTTCAAGTCCGGCGAAAAGCACTTCGAGGTGATCTTGTTCGCCGAGGAGGATTCCGCCAAATCCGGACACCAGGCGGCGATCCATACCGGGGACGAGGCCGTGACCAAGCTCCGGCAGCGGATGGCTGGCGGTGGTGCGCGCGAGTAG
- a CDS encoding formylglycine-generating enzyme family protein codes for MKRLLLLLALLPSCQKEQAASSSSSAAAEVPGLEKKDDMVRLSGGSYMMGHDGSFETPYGTKSFPEEGPAHKVTVKGFWIDQTEVTNAQFAEFVKATKYVTFAEREVKAEDFPEEARANLPGEKFNNGSIVFRDDAHIQGDPNIPGRSIEWWSWKSEANWQQPTGKGSSITGKDDHPVVCVIYEDAVAYAKWAGKRLPTEAEWEYAARGGLEGKIYTWGDELKPGDKWMANSWQGEFPNKNTADDGFKGSSPSKTYAPNGYGLYDMAGNVWELCTDLYDPTYFTECDPDNPQGPEVWVNRDSGRKGDGKVHRVTKGGSFLCHVSYCMRYRPAARHSQDSESPTNHTGFRCVRDLDGAK; via the coding sequence ATGAAGCGATTGCTCCTGCTGCTCGCCTTGCTGCCCTCCTGCCAAAAGGAACAGGCCGCGTCTTCCTCATCCTCCGCTGCAGCCGAGGTGCCGGGCTTGGAGAAGAAGGACGACATGGTCCGCTTGTCCGGCGGCAGCTACATGATGGGCCACGACGGGTCGTTTGAAACCCCCTACGGGACGAAGTCATTCCCTGAGGAGGGCCCCGCCCACAAGGTGACGGTCAAAGGCTTCTGGATCGACCAAACTGAGGTGACCAACGCGCAGTTCGCCGAATTTGTGAAGGCGACGAAGTACGTCACCTTCGCCGAGCGCGAGGTGAAGGCCGAGGATTTCCCCGAGGAAGCCCGTGCCAATCTGCCCGGAGAGAAGTTCAACAACGGCTCGATTGTCTTCCGCGACGACGCCCACATCCAAGGCGACCCGAATATCCCCGGCCGCTCGATCGAGTGGTGGAGCTGGAAATCGGAGGCGAATTGGCAGCAACCGACCGGCAAAGGCAGCTCCATCACAGGAAAGGACGACCATCCCGTGGTTTGCGTGATCTACGAGGACGCTGTCGCCTACGCGAAGTGGGCCGGCAAGCGCCTGCCGACGGAGGCCGAGTGGGAGTATGCCGCCCGCGGCGGCCTCGAAGGAAAGATCTACACCTGGGGCGACGAGTTGAAACCCGGCGACAAGTGGATGGCCAATTCATGGCAGGGCGAGTTTCCTAACAAGAACACCGCCGACGATGGATTCAAGGGTAGCTCGCCCTCCAAAACCTATGCGCCCAATGGCTACGGTCTCTACGACATGGCCGGCAATGTCTGGGAACTCTGCACCGACCTCTACGACCCCACCTATTTCACCGAGTGCGATCCCGACAACCCGCAAGGCCCCGAAGTCTGGGTCAATCGCGACTCCGGCAGGAAGGGCGATGGCAAGGTCCACCGCGTGACCAAGGGCGGCTCATTCCTCTGCCACGTCTCCTACTGCATGCGCTACCGGCCCGCGGCGCGACATTCGCAGGATAGCGAATCACCCACGAATCATACCGGCTTCCGCTGTGTAAGGGATCTCGATGGCGCGAAGTAA
- a CDS encoding MFS transporter yields the protein MANLSDNSHRAWWTQLSGYHWFVMIVASLAWFFDCLDQRLFSLARNPALKSLMPGAEAGDIQAVGKEVTALFLVGWGIGGMIFGALGDRYGRSKMLTVTVLLYSIFTGLSFFSLHYWDFAVYRFLTGVGVGGVFGLAVALIAETVPNGARAGALGTLQVLSTIGNISAAFIKMGIDSLEAGGTISAGNGWRWLFLVGALPAFLVFFIRKHLKEPEPWLKMKREGRLPTGGIFSPYAALFSDKRWRHNLIVGAVIASTGVVGLWAIGEYAVDLQRIVFRKHFEGIGTPAPEIDKLVNAAVSKAYLLSMVGAAIGMSFFTWLCGKLGRRTSFAIGFSSAAVITALVYWKMNSPMDAYWMTPLMSGAQLGILAGFAIYLPELFPSRLRSTGTSFCYNLGRFAAAGGSFFSAALAKGAFGQFGSPMMERYSAMAMCSIYIVGIIALIWAPETKGEPLPED from the coding sequence ATGGCAAACCTGTCGGACAACTCCCATCGCGCATGGTGGACCCAGCTCAGTGGCTATCACTGGTTCGTGATGATCGTCGCCTCCTTGGCGTGGTTTTTTGACTGCCTCGACCAGCGGCTGTTCTCCTTGGCGAGAAATCCCGCGCTCAAGTCCCTGATGCCCGGGGCGGAGGCAGGCGACATCCAAGCCGTCGGTAAGGAAGTCACAGCGCTCTTTCTGGTGGGGTGGGGCATTGGTGGTATGATCTTCGGTGCCTTGGGTGATCGTTACGGCAGGTCAAAGATGCTGACGGTCACCGTGCTCCTGTATTCGATCTTCACGGGGCTCAGCTTTTTCAGTCTCCATTATTGGGACTTCGCCGTTTATCGTTTCCTGACAGGAGTGGGTGTGGGTGGTGTTTTCGGACTCGCGGTGGCCCTGATCGCGGAAACCGTTCCGAATGGTGCACGCGCGGGGGCTCTGGGGACGCTTCAGGTCCTTTCCACCATCGGCAATATCTCGGCAGCCTTCATCAAGATGGGGATCGATTCGCTGGAAGCCGGCGGCACCATCTCTGCGGGAAATGGCTGGCGTTGGCTGTTCTTGGTCGGCGCGCTGCCAGCCTTCCTCGTCTTCTTCATCCGCAAGCATCTCAAGGAGCCGGAGCCTTGGCTGAAAATGAAGCGTGAAGGTCGGCTGCCCACCGGAGGGATCTTTTCTCCTTACGCGGCCCTCTTCAGCGACAAGCGATGGCGGCATAATTTGATCGTCGGAGCTGTCATCGCCTCGACCGGCGTTGTCGGTCTTTGGGCAATCGGTGAGTATGCCGTGGACCTCCAGCGCATCGTTTTCCGGAAGCACTTCGAGGGCATCGGCACACCAGCTCCGGAGATCGACAAGCTCGTGAATGCCGCGGTGAGCAAGGCGTACCTTTTGAGCATGGTAGGCGCAGCCATCGGAATGTCCTTCTTCACATGGCTCTGCGGCAAGTTGGGACGCCGGACTTCCTTCGCGATCGGGTTCTCCTCGGCAGCGGTCATCACCGCGCTGGTCTATTGGAAGATGAACTCGCCGATGGATGCGTATTGGATGACGCCGCTGATGAGTGGTGCCCAGTTGGGGATACTAGCGGGCTTCGCGATTTACCTGCCGGAGCTGTTTCCAAGCCGATTGCGGAGTACAGGGACTTCCTTCTGCTACAACCTCGGTCGCTTCGCCGCGGCCGGTGGAAGCTTCTTCTCTGCCGCGCTGGCCAAGGGTGCCTTCGGACAGTTTGGATCTCCGATGATGGAGCGTTATTCCGCGATGGCAATGTGCTCGATCTACATCGTCGGAATCATCGCGCTCATTTGGGCACCTGAGACCAAGGGCGAGCCGCTGCCGGAAGACTAA
- a CDS encoding Gfo/Idh/MocA family protein, with amino-acid sequence MKFGIIGAGMIGHFHAKAITAMSGGELHSVFDLRGEAAEKLAAEYGAKAYSDMAAFLADPELEIVTVGTPSGAHLDPSLAALNAGKHVICEKPLEVTVERIDQLMAAAKANGKTLAAVLNRRFHPGMEAFKNASDEGRFGKLTSASCYVKWYRDQAYYDSAGWRGTWALDGGGALMNQSIHTVDALIYLAGPVKAVQASMACLAHERIEVEDIVVAIVEFESGARGVIEGSTCTWSKDGHPARVQLAGTEGSVFLADEAFEIWDFMNEKPEDAEIRSTLMKGQAAGLGANDPKAINFYQHQRNFEEVVNAIQEGRETNVSAAEARKPVAVIRAIYESAQNGGKRVEL; translated from the coding sequence ATGAAATTCGGAATCATCGGTGCCGGCATGATCGGCCACTTCCACGCCAAGGCGATCACTGCGATGAGCGGCGGCGAACTCCACTCGGTCTTCGACTTGCGCGGCGAGGCCGCCGAGAAACTCGCCGCGGAATACGGCGCGAAGGCCTACTCCGACATGGCCGCCTTCCTCGCCGACCCGGAGCTGGAAATCGTGACCGTGGGCACGCCTTCCGGCGCGCACCTCGACCCCTCGCTCGCGGCGCTGAATGCCGGCAAGCATGTCATTTGCGAGAAGCCGCTGGAAGTGACCGTCGAGCGAATCGATCAGCTCATGGCCGCCGCCAAGGCGAATGGCAAGACGCTCGCCGCCGTGCTCAACCGCCGCTTCCACCCCGGCATGGAGGCGTTCAAGAATGCGTCCGACGAAGGCCGTTTCGGCAAGCTCACCTCGGCCTCCTGCTACGTGAAGTGGTATCGCGACCAAGCCTACTACGACTCCGCCGGCTGGCGCGGCACATGGGCGCTCGATGGCGGCGGCGCGCTGATGAACCAGTCGATCCACACCGTGGACGCACTCATTTATCTCGCGGGCCCCGTGAAGGCCGTGCAGGCAAGCATGGCCTGTCTCGCCCACGAGCGCATCGAGGTGGAGGACATCGTCGTCGCCATCGTCGAATTCGAGAGCGGCGCGCGCGGCGTGATCGAGGGCTCGACCTGCACCTGGTCGAAGGACGGCCACCCGGCCCGCGTGCAGCTCGCCGGCACGGAAGGCTCTGTCTTCCTCGCTGACGAGGCCTTCGAGATCTGGGACTTCATGAATGAGAAGCCGGAGGATGCGGAAATCCGCTCCACGCTGATGAAGGGCCAGGCCGCCGGTCTCGGCGCGAACGACCCCAAGGCGATCAATTTCTACCAGCACCAGCGGAACTTCGAGGAAGTGGTCAACGCCATCCAGGAAGGCCGCGAGACGAACGTTTCCGCCGCCGAGGCCCGCAAGCCAGTGGCCGTGATCCGCGCGATCTACGAAAGTGCCCAGAACGGCGGCAAGCGCGTCGAGCTCTAA
- a CDS encoding sugar phosphate isomerase/epimerase family protein: MKLTGFADEAARDLDTQIKATKELGWSAISARGVNGANLHELPEDDFARVADQLDEAGIHIPEFGSLIGNWGKKITTDFAITVAEIERAIPRMQRLNTKLIRVMSYAQEPWGEDQQEQERFRRLREIVQRFEDAGLTAIHENCMNWGGFSAAHTLRLIEEIPGLKLVFDTGNPLFQRDRSKGDPYPWQDPWEFWTAVRDHVVHIHIKDCISPTIDGVEPIYTMPGEGDAKIPEILTDAKARGYDGWIAIEPHVATVFHVKDQSQVDWQQCYDSYVEYGKRMEKLIAGL; encoded by the coding sequence ATGAAACTCACCGGATTCGCCGACGAGGCCGCACGCGACCTCGATACCCAGATCAAGGCCACCAAGGAACTCGGATGGTCCGCCATTTCCGCCCGTGGGGTGAATGGCGCGAACCTCCACGAATTGCCCGAAGATGACTTCGCCCGCGTGGCGGACCAACTCGACGAGGCAGGCATCCACATCCCGGAGTTCGGCTCGCTGATCGGGAATTGGGGCAAGAAGATCACCACCGATTTCGCCATCACGGTCGCGGAGATCGAGCGCGCCATCCCGCGGATGCAGCGCCTCAACACCAAGCTCATCCGCGTGATGTCCTACGCCCAGGAACCGTGGGGCGAGGACCAGCAGGAGCAGGAGCGCTTCCGCCGCTTGCGCGAGATCGTGCAGCGTTTCGAGGACGCCGGCCTGACCGCCATCCACGAGAACTGCATGAACTGGGGCGGCTTTTCCGCCGCGCACACGCTGCGGCTGATCGAGGAGATCCCCGGTCTCAAGCTGGTCTTCGACACCGGCAATCCGCTGTTCCAGCGCGACCGCTCGAAAGGTGACCCCTACCCATGGCAAGACCCATGGGAATTCTGGACCGCGGTCCGCGACCATGTGGTGCACATCCACATCAAGGACTGCATCAGCCCGACGATCGATGGCGTGGAGCCGATTTACACCATGCCCGGCGAGGGCGATGCGAAGATCCCGGAAATCCTCACGGACGCGAAGGCCCGCGGCTACGACGGCTGGATCGCCATCGAGCCGCATGTCGCCACCGTCTTCCACGTGAAGGACCAGTCGCAGGTCGATTGGCAGCAGTGCTACGACAGCTACGTGGAATACGGAAAGCGGATGGAAAAGCTCATCGCCGGCCTTTAA
- a CDS encoding YqjF family protein encodes MKPVELAQRLAARERPAGRPVMKQRWSRLLFLHWRIDPDLLRPLLPAGLHLDLHEGEAWLGVVPFLMERVRPVLMPAVPGLSWFLELNVRIYCHDDAGQPGVWFLSLDCNQPVAVELARRLFLLPYQHARMRYGGDLTATRYHCLRDGELDEAVYEYGPAGEVQEAEPGTLEFFLLERYVLFSVGRNGRLFSGKVNHPPYRWAPAKCDQWSTLPVKWDGLPEPQGRPESMLWVDHVDVHIFPLRRLALEM; translated from the coding sequence ATGAAGCCCGTGGAACTCGCGCAACGCCTTGCCGCGCGCGAGCGCCCCGCGGGCCGACCGGTGATGAAGCAGCGCTGGTCGCGACTGCTGTTCCTCCACTGGCGCATCGATCCGGACCTGCTGCGACCGCTCTTGCCCGCCGGGCTTCATCTCGATCTTCATGAGGGCGAGGCATGGCTCGGTGTGGTGCCGTTCCTGATGGAACGCGTGAGGCCGGTGCTCATGCCCGCCGTTCCCGGGCTGTCGTGGTTCCTCGAGCTGAACGTCCGGATCTACTGCCACGATGATGCGGGCCAACCGGGCGTGTGGTTCCTGTCGCTCGATTGCAACCAACCCGTCGCGGTGGAGCTGGCGAGGAGGCTCTTCCTGCTCCCCTATCAGCATGCCCGCATGCGCTACGGCGGCGATCTAACAGCGACACGCTACCACTGCCTGCGCGATGGCGAACTCGACGAAGCGGTCTACGAATACGGCCCCGCCGGCGAAGTTCAGGAAGCCGAACCGGGAACGCTCGAGTTCTTTCTGTTAGAGCGCTACGTGCTCTTTTCGGTGGGACGAAACGGGCGGCTGTTTAGCGGGAAGGTCAATCATCCTCCCTACCGATGGGCCCCCGCAAAGTGCGATCAATGGTCCACGCTGCCGGTGAAGTGGGACGGGCTGCCCGAGCCTCAAGGAAGGCCCGAGTCAATGCTTTGGGTGGACCATGTGGACGTGCACATCTTCCCGCTTCGACGGCTCGCGCTAGAAATGTAG
- a CDS encoding AAA family ATPase, translating into MKVCHVVTGPAGAGKSSHARQLAADLGACLIDSDTATERLVRAGLSLAGLDPDDRDSAAYKRAFRDAVYEAMFDLTVANLPQIPVVLAGPFTREGGEADWPVRLEQRLGVKPVLHFVWCPLETRRERMIARGEERDLPKLRDWESYAASCREERPVWEHVFVGTHC; encoded by the coding sequence GTGAAGGTCTGCCATGTCGTCACCGGTCCGGCGGGTGCGGGAAAATCCTCCCACGCCCGCCAACTTGCGGCCGACTTGGGCGCGTGCCTGATCGACAGCGACACGGCGACCGAGCGTCTCGTCCGGGCGGGGCTTTCGCTTGCGGGGCTCGATCCCGATGATCGAGACTCGGCGGCCTACAAGCGTGCGTTTCGTGATGCGGTGTATGAAGCGATGTTCGACCTCACCGTGGCGAACCTGCCGCAGATTCCCGTTGTCCTTGCCGGGCCATTCACGCGTGAAGGCGGTGAAGCGGATTGGCCGGTGAGGCTGGAGCAGCGGCTTGGCGTGAAGCCGGTGCTGCATTTCGTCTGGTGCCCTCTTGAAACGCGCCGCGAGCGGATGATCGCACGGGGCGAGGAACGGGATTTGCCGAAACTGCGCGATTGGGAAAGCTACGCCGCGTCATGCCGGGAGGAGCGGCCGGTGTGGGAGCATGTGTTTGTGGGGACGCACTGTTAG
- a CDS encoding DUF4870 domain-containing protein, whose protein sequence is MNDPYLPPSAPAAPPQSGLSNEERTWALVAHLSALTGLFTGFGAIVGPLIVWLIKKDTMPYAAAEAKEALNFNISWFLWTIILSAVAFVLSFVLIGFLLWPLVFLLGIAWLILCIVAGVQANDGRGYRYPLTVRFIS, encoded by the coding sequence ATGAACGATCCCTACTTGCCGCCGTCCGCCCCTGCCGCTCCGCCGCAGTCCGGGCTCTCTAACGAGGAACGCACCTGGGCCCTGGTGGCTCACCTGTCCGCGCTGACCGGACTTTTCACCGGCTTCGGGGCCATCGTTGGTCCCTTGATCGTGTGGCTAATCAAGAAGGACACCATGCCTTACGCGGCGGCGGAGGCGAAGGAGGCGCTCAACTTCAACATCTCGTGGTTCCTGTGGACGATCATCCTCTCGGCTGTCGCATTTGTGCTCAGCTTTGTGCTGATCGGATTCCTGCTGTGGCCGTTGGTGTTCTTGCTGGGGATCGCCTGGCTGATTCTCTGCATCGTCGCCGGTGTGCAGGCAAATGATGGCCGGGGCTACCGCTATCCGCTGACGGTCCGGTTCATTTCGTGA
- a CDS encoding sugar phosphate isomerase/epimerase family protein — protein sequence MKRRSLFAMVPAASALLALRSHGKPINPDALTDAGFTISVQCWSLKEFTLWEAIEKSAAAGASAVEVFPGQKIGGDLGDVKLGPDLTDDQIAKLIDHMKKNGITPVNFGVTGISKDEKEARKTFEFAKKMGLYGVTTESLDALDTLEKLAKEYDIKVCFHNHPKPTALWDPNKIWEAIKDRHANIGYCADLGHWATSGLEPLEVIKKIAPRVHSFHMKDREAVGKWTHDRPFGTGVIDNAAILDEVRKHGFAGNVTIEYEHNWKTNVPEIAQCVGYLRAYSKFKKA from the coding sequence ATGAAACGTCGCTCTCTTTTCGCCATGGTCCCCGCCGCCTCCGCCCTGCTTGCGCTCCGTTCGCACGGCAAGCCGATCAATCCGGACGCGCTGACCGACGCCGGTTTCACGATTTCCGTCCAGTGCTGGTCGCTGAAGGAATTCACCCTGTGGGAGGCGATCGAGAAGTCCGCCGCCGCCGGGGCCAGCGCGGTGGAGGTGTTTCCCGGACAAAAGATCGGCGGCGATCTCGGCGATGTGAAGCTCGGCCCGGATCTCACCGACGACCAGATCGCCAAGCTGATCGACCACATGAAGAAGAACGGCATCACGCCCGTGAACTTTGGCGTGACCGGCATTTCCAAGGACGAGAAGGAGGCCCGCAAGACCTTCGAATTCGCCAAGAAGATGGGCCTCTACGGGGTGACGACCGAATCGCTCGACGCGCTCGATACCCTCGAGAAGCTCGCCAAGGAATACGACATCAAGGTCTGCTTCCACAACCACCCGAAGCCGACCGCCCTGTGGGACCCGAACAAGATCTGGGAAGCGATCAAGGACCGCCATGCGAACATCGGCTACTGCGCGGACCTCGGCCACTGGGCGACCTCCGGTCTCGAGCCGCTGGAAGTGATCAAGAAGATCGCGCCGCGGGTTCACTCTTTCCACATGAAGGACCGCGAGGCGGTGGGCAAGTGGACCCACGACCGGCCCTTCGGCACCGGCGTCATCGACAACGCCGCCATCCTCGATGAAGTCCGCAAGCACGGCTTCGCCGGCAACGTGACCATCGAGTACGAGCACAACTGGAAGACCAACGTGCCGGAGATCGCGCAATGCGTCGGCTACCTGCGCGCTTACTCGAAGTTCAAGAAGGCATAA
- a CDS encoding YwaF family protein has translation MTRSAFPLAGARPGRLSATVPTVFTPFSATHGWAMVAGLVGIAAIISWGKSGERNERLARGLLTFLCLMAFGYTQAAWMNIDGDPDLDSSLPLHLCDLSAFIAGFALLTGKRLLCTLTYFWGLAGAIQALLTPAITVGFPHPAFVAFFVHHFALVAAALYLPIVRGWRADRPWWKGPLTALLIGNIYLLLSMAVNAWLGTNFGFTARKPVNPSLLDHMGPWPYYLLGMQVLAVVLFSLLALPVLSRKAVAKS, from the coding sequence ATGACCCGATCCGCCTTCCCGCTTGCCGGGGCGAGGCCGGGGCGGTTGTCTGCCACCGTGCCGACCGTCTTCACCCCGTTTTCCGCCACCCACGGCTGGGCCATGGTGGCGGGATTGGTCGGGATCGCAGCGATCATTTCCTGGGGAAAGTCGGGCGAGCGGAACGAGCGGCTCGCCCGCGGCCTGCTCACCTTCCTGTGTCTCATGGCCTTCGGCTACACCCAGGCGGCATGGATGAACATCGATGGCGACCCGGATCTGGACAGCTCGTTGCCGCTGCACCTGTGCGATCTCTCGGCATTCATTGCCGGTTTCGCCCTGCTGACGGGGAAGCGGCTGCTGTGCACGCTGACGTATTTCTGGGGTCTGGCGGGGGCGATCCAGGCCTTGCTCACCCCGGCAATCACGGTGGGCTTCCCCCACCCCGCCTTCGTGGCGTTCTTCGTCCATCACTTCGCGCTCGTGGCAGCCGCTCTCTACCTGCCCATCGTCCGAGGCTGGCGTGCCGACCGGCCGTGGTGGAAGGGACCGCTGACGGCCCTGCTCATAGGGAATATCTACTTGCTCCTCTCGATGGCGGTAAATGCGTGGCTGGGCACGAATTTCGGCTTCACCGCCCGCAAGCCGGTGAACCCCAGCCTGCTGGACCACATGGGGCCCTGGCCCTACTACCTGCTGGGAATGCAGGTGCTGGCGGTGGTGCTGTTCTCGCTGCTGGCGCTGCCGGTGCTCTCTCGGAAAGCCGTGGCCAAGAG